One window of the Sander lucioperca isolate FBNREF2018 chromosome 5, SLUC_FBN_1.2, whole genome shotgun sequence genome contains the following:
- the LOC116048474 gene encoding diablo homolog, mitochondrial-like isoform X2 → MQAVGKCSVCASRAARGLLRNQTDFSLLRSNKSVLRRGAACVRFLSSKSDLFSGMKPGVQMFGEQTDPAHMSIAPFSVGRGLDAIPSTQQMENLSHDSLIRRAASVVIDSSSTFLSQTSLALINALKDYSKALHTRIALQRRYLASLGKLTPAEKDSFLEVINGQRAEVSDRLHECKRFESTWINAINLCKMAAEAANVSGAEEASITVRTNIQMAQSQVGEARKMSAAADKMLAETKVEEIQRMAEYASFLDNSEEHEVQEAYLRED, encoded by the exons ATGCAAGCTGTTGGTAAGTGTTCAGTGTGTGCTAGTCGTGCTGCCAGAGGACTTCTGCGAAATCAGACAGACTTTTCACTGCTGCGGAGCAACAAGAGTGTGCTCAGGAGAGGAGCCGCCTGTGTCCGTTTCCTAAG TTCAAAGAGTGACCTATTTAGCGGCATGAAGCCTGGAGTCCAGATGTTTGGGGAACAGACAGATCCTGCACATATGAGCATAGCACCTTTCAGTGTTGGCCGTGGGCTTGATGCTATTCCTTCTACACAG CAAATGGAAAACCTCTCTCATGACTCTCTGATCAGAAGAGCAGCCTCCGTGGTGATTGACAGTTCAAGTACCTTCCTCTCCCAGACATCCTTGGCTCTCATAAATGCCCTTAAGGACTACTCAAAG GCTTTGCACACACGCATTGCTCTCCAAAGACGGTATTTAGCCTCACTGGGAAAACTGACCCCAGCAGAGAAGGATTCGTTCCTGGAGGTTATCAATGGCCAGCGTGCAGAG GTTAGTGACAGACTACATGAATGCAAACGCTTTGAGTCAACCTGGATCAATGCTATCAACTTGTGTAAAATGGCAGCCGAGGCAGCAAACGTTTCAG GAGCCGAGGAGGCGTCCATCACAGTGAGGACAAACATTCAGATGGCCCAGTCGCAGGTGGGGGAAGCTCGGAAAATGTCAGCGGCTGCAGATAAGATGTTGGCCGAGACTAAAGTAGAAGAGATCCAAAGGATGGCAGAATATGCTTCGTTTCTAGACAATAGCGAGGAGCATGAGGTGCAGGAAGCTTATCTACGAGAGGACTAA
- the LOC116048474 gene encoding diablo homolog, mitochondrial-like isoform X1 — protein MQAVGKCSVCASRAARGLLRNQTDFSLLRSNKSVLRRGAACVRFLSSSKSDLFSGMKPGVQMFGEQTDPAHMSIAPFSVGRGLDAIPSTQQMENLSHDSLIRRAASVVIDSSSTFLSQTSLALINALKDYSKALHTRIALQRRYLASLGKLTPAEKDSFLEVINGQRAEVSDRLHECKRFESTWINAINLCKMAAEAANVSGAEEASITVRTNIQMAQSQVGEARKMSAAADKMLAETKVEEIQRMAEYASFLDNSEEHEVQEAYLRED, from the exons ATGCAAGCTGTTGGTAAGTGTTCAGTGTGTGCTAGTCGTGCTGCCAGAGGACTTCTGCGAAATCAGACAGACTTTTCACTGCTGCGGAGCAACAAGAGTGTGCTCAGGAGAGGAGCCGCCTGTGTCCGTTTCCTAAG CAGTTCAAAGAGTGACCTATTTAGCGGCATGAAGCCTGGAGTCCAGATGTTTGGGGAACAGACAGATCCTGCACATATGAGCATAGCACCTTTCAGTGTTGGCCGTGGGCTTGATGCTATTCCTTCTACACAG CAAATGGAAAACCTCTCTCATGACTCTCTGATCAGAAGAGCAGCCTCCGTGGTGATTGACAGTTCAAGTACCTTCCTCTCCCAGACATCCTTGGCTCTCATAAATGCCCTTAAGGACTACTCAAAG GCTTTGCACACACGCATTGCTCTCCAAAGACGGTATTTAGCCTCACTGGGAAAACTGACCCCAGCAGAGAAGGATTCGTTCCTGGAGGTTATCAATGGCCAGCGTGCAGAG GTTAGTGACAGACTACATGAATGCAAACGCTTTGAGTCAACCTGGATCAATGCTATCAACTTGTGTAAAATGGCAGCCGAGGCAGCAAACGTTTCAG GAGCCGAGGAGGCGTCCATCACAGTGAGGACAAACATTCAGATGGCCCAGTCGCAGGTGGGGGAAGCTCGGAAAATGTCAGCGGCTGCAGATAAGATGTTGGCCGAGACTAAAGTAGAAGAGATCCAAAGGATGGCAGAATATGCTTCGTTTCTAGACAATAGCGAGGAGCATGAGGTGCAGGAAGCTTATCTACGAGAGGACTAA
- the or129-1 gene encoding odorant receptor 129-1 translates to MQNLTEFPGNATSHKSLPVIIKVCVVIPFFCVFLCCILVMLHIFASHRQFLDTSRYILFAYMLINDTLQLLSSVLLFLFVMGQVKFAIVYCIPLLFLSTATFQNTPLILATMSLERYVAILYPLQRPAAWRSDRIWIIILSLWLISCIFPMIHYSIGKRDPAVDILSTSVLCKSIIVNASPIQALFQATVNILFFAVVAVIIFFTYVRILLETRKLRQDKVSVSKAMHTVLLHGFQLLLCMLAFTLPITENLIVLHVNWLPEDIAFFNYFCFILIPRFLSPLIYGFRDQSVRGCIEKTFPCCSNKVKPGVIGKLQDNVTAS, encoded by the coding sequence ATGCAGAATCTGACTGAATTTCCAGGCAATGCAACCTCCCACAAAAGTCTGCCTGTGATCATCAAGGTGTGTGTGGTTATCCCCTTCTTCTGCGTCTTCCTCTGCTGCATTCTTGTCATGCTGCACATATTTGCATCTCACAGGCAGTTCCTGGACACCTCGCGTTACATCCTGTTTGCCTACATGCTGATCAATGACACTCTCCAGCTCTTGTCCTCTGTGCTGCTCTTCCTCTTTGTCATGGGCCAGGTGAAATTTGCTATTGTCTACTGTATTCCTCTGCTGTTTCTGTCCACTGCCACTTTCCAGAACACACCTTTAATCCTGGCCACCATGTCACTGGAGCGATATGTTGCCATCTTGTATCCCCTGCAGCGGCCGGCCGCCTGGCGCTCAGACCGTATCTGGATCATTATTCTGTCCCTGTGGCTCATCAGCTGTATCTTCCCCATGATTCACTACTCCATTGGCAAAAGAGATCCTGCTGTAGATATCCTCTCTACCTCTGTACTTTGCAAATCTATCATTGTCAACGCATCTCCAATCCAGGCATTGTTCCAAGCTACTGTAAATATTCTCTTCTTTGCAGTAGTGGCTGTTATCATCTTCTTTACATACGTGAGAATCCTGCTGGAAACCAGGAAGCTGAGACAGGATAAAGTGTCTGTGAGCAAAGCCATGCACACTGTGCTGCTCCATGGCTTTCAGCTGCTGCTGTGCATGTTGGCCTTCACTCTCCCCATTACTGAAAATCTCATAGTGCTGCATGTCAACTGGCTGCCAGAGGACATTgccttttttaattatttctgtTTCATCCTTATTCCACGCTTTCTCAGCCCGCTCATCTACGGCTTTAGAGATCAGAGTGTCAGGGGCTGCATCGAGAAAACATTTCCCTGCTGCTCAAACAAAGTCAAACCCGGTGTGATAGGCAAGCTGCAGGACAATGTGACTGCTTCTTGA
- the p4ha3 gene encoding prolyl 4-hydroxylase subunit alpha-3 isoform X2: MKYLTCVCFSWSLLTVAVIPVSLGEMYTSLLNVKQAISVERKLIDYLRIYIDHEFERLEDIKRFYAKVSDLHTELYKGPATAMANPLVAFTLIKRLHSEWLNVVYSNEALENTQVLRSSYEEEEADLPKLEDLQGAAKGLMRLQDVYALQVASLVRGCFQRVTKGKPIDIYLPAVSVPLSGDDCFLVGKVAYEQEDYYHSVQWLEESVRLFRGTGGEWSPENEGTLEDALDHLAFSHFKTGNISYALTLSQELLNHDPMNGRVLQNVEKYEKLLGTSPPISIRGNGLRRPTSNNLRTRDTYERLCQTQGSQPMLFENPRLFCDYFTNGNPGLLLLPVRREVLSLRPYVVLYHSFITDTEAEDIKRTAQPGLKRSVVAAGEKQATAEYRISKSAWLKGSAHPTVGKLDQRISMLTGLNVKHPYGEYLQVVNYGIGGHYEPHFDHATSPSSPVFKLKTGNRVATFMIYLSSVEAGGCTAFIYANFSVPVVEKAAIFWWNLHRNGQGDADTLHAGCPVLIGDKWVANKWIHEHGQEFHHRCSLNPEE; the protein is encoded by the exons ATGAAGTATCTCACGTGTGTTTGCTTCAGCTGGAGTCTCCTGACTGTAGCTGTGATTCCCGTGTCTTTAGGGGAAATGTACACGTCGCTGCTGAACGTGAAGCAGGCGATCAGTGTTGAACGGAAGCTGATCGATTACTTGAGAATTTATATCGACCACGAGTTTGAGAGACTGGAGGACATCAAGCG cTTTTATGCCAAAGTGTCAGACCTGCACACTGAACTTTACAAAGGCCCAGCAACAGCGATGGCCAACCCGCTGGTGGCATTCACCCTGATCAAGCGGCTGCATTCCGAGTGGCTGAATGTAGTCTACAGCAACGAAGCCCTGGAGAACACACAAG TCCTCAGGTCCAGTtatgaggaggaagaggccGATCTGCCCAAACTGGAAGACCTCCAGGGGGCCGCCAAGGGGCTGATGAGGCTGCAGGATGTGTATGCTCTCCAAGTTGCGAGCCTTGTGAGGGGTTGTTTCCAGAGAGTCACTAAAGGCAAGCCTATTGATATCTACCTGCCTGCAGTGTCTGTCCCGCTGTCTGGTGATGACTGCTTTCTGGTTGGAAAG GTGGCCTACGAGCAGGAGGATTACTACCACTCTGTGCAGTGGTTGGAGGAGTCAGTGCGTCTCTTCAGGGGAACAGGAGGCGAGTGGAGCCCTGAGAATGAAGGGACTTTAGAGGATGCTCTGGATCACCTGGCCTTTTCTCACTTCAAA ACAGGAAACATTTCCTACGCTCTCACTCTATCTCAGGAGTTACTGAACCATG ATCCAATGAACGGAAGAGTTTTGCAGAATGTTGAGAAATACGAGAAGCTGCTGGGTACGAGTCCACCCATATCAATAAGAGGCAATGGGCTGAGGAGACCCACCTCCAATAATTTAAGGACCAGGGACACTTATGAGAGGCTCTGCCAGACCCAAGGCTCTCAG CCAATGCTTTTTGAAAACCCCAGACTATTCTGTGACTACTTCACCAATGGGAATCCTGGACTGCTACTGCTGCCGGTGAGACGTGAAGTGCTGAGCCTGCGGCCGTATGTGGTCCTGTACCACAGCTTCATCACTGACACAGAGGCTGAGGACATCAAGAGGACCGCCCAGCCAGGA TTGAAACGATCTGTGGTGGCAGCTGGAGAGAAACAAGCAACGGCAGAGTACCGCATCAGCAAGAG TGCATGGCTGAAGGGCTCAGCACACCCCACTGTAGGGAAGCTGGACCAGAGGATCTCCATGCTCACAGGTCTGAATGTGAAGCATCCATATGGCGAGTACCTCCAAGTAGTGAATTATGGGATTGGTGGCCATTATGAGCCTCACTTTGACCATGCTACA TCGCCCTCAAGTCCCGTGTTCAAGCTGAAAACTGGGAATCGAGTGGCAACCTTTATGATATAT CTCAGCTCTGTCGAGGCAGGTGGGTGCACAGCCTTCATCTACGCCAACTTCAGCGTTCCCGTCGTGGAG AAAGCTGCCATTTTCTGGTGGAATCTCCATAGAAATGGTCAAGGAGACGCAGACACGCTGCATGCTGGCTGCCCTGTACTTATAGGGGACAAATGGG TGGCAAACAAATGGATCCATGAGCACGGCCAAGAGTTCCACCATCGCTGCAGCCTGAATCCTGAAGAGTGA
- the p4ha3 gene encoding prolyl 4-hydroxylase subunit alpha-3 isoform X1 translates to MKYLTCVCFSWSLLTVAVIPVSLGEMYTSLLNVKQAISVERKLIDYLRIYIDHEFERLEDIKRFYAKVSDLHTELYKGPATAMANPLVAFTLIKRLHSEWLNVVYSNEALENTQVLRSSYEEEEADLPKLEDLQGAAKGLMRLQDVYALQVASLVRGCFQRVTKGKPIDIYLPAVSVPLSGDDCFLVGKVAYEQEDYYHSVQWLEESVRLFRGTGGEWSPENEGTLEDALDHLAFSHFKTGNISYALTLSQELLNHDPMNGRVLQNVEKYEKLLGTSPPISIRGNGLRRPTSNNLRTRDTYERLCQTQGSQQPMLFENPRLFCDYFTNGNPGLLLLPVRREVLSLRPYVVLYHSFITDTEAEDIKRTAQPGLKRSVVAAGEKQATAEYRISKSAWLKGSAHPTVGKLDQRISMLTGLNVKHPYGEYLQVVNYGIGGHYEPHFDHATSPSSPVFKLKTGNRVATFMIYLSSVEAGGCTAFIYANFSVPVVEKAAIFWWNLHRNGQGDADTLHAGCPVLIGDKWVANKWIHEHGQEFHHRCSLNPEE, encoded by the exons ATGAAGTATCTCACGTGTGTTTGCTTCAGCTGGAGTCTCCTGACTGTAGCTGTGATTCCCGTGTCTTTAGGGGAAATGTACACGTCGCTGCTGAACGTGAAGCAGGCGATCAGTGTTGAACGGAAGCTGATCGATTACTTGAGAATTTATATCGACCACGAGTTTGAGAGACTGGAGGACATCAAGCG cTTTTATGCCAAAGTGTCAGACCTGCACACTGAACTTTACAAAGGCCCAGCAACAGCGATGGCCAACCCGCTGGTGGCATTCACCCTGATCAAGCGGCTGCATTCCGAGTGGCTGAATGTAGTCTACAGCAACGAAGCCCTGGAGAACACACAAG TCCTCAGGTCCAGTtatgaggaggaagaggccGATCTGCCCAAACTGGAAGACCTCCAGGGGGCCGCCAAGGGGCTGATGAGGCTGCAGGATGTGTATGCTCTCCAAGTTGCGAGCCTTGTGAGGGGTTGTTTCCAGAGAGTCACTAAAGGCAAGCCTATTGATATCTACCTGCCTGCAGTGTCTGTCCCGCTGTCTGGTGATGACTGCTTTCTGGTTGGAAAG GTGGCCTACGAGCAGGAGGATTACTACCACTCTGTGCAGTGGTTGGAGGAGTCAGTGCGTCTCTTCAGGGGAACAGGAGGCGAGTGGAGCCCTGAGAATGAAGGGACTTTAGAGGATGCTCTGGATCACCTGGCCTTTTCTCACTTCAAA ACAGGAAACATTTCCTACGCTCTCACTCTATCTCAGGAGTTACTGAACCATG ATCCAATGAACGGAAGAGTTTTGCAGAATGTTGAGAAATACGAGAAGCTGCTGGGTACGAGTCCACCCATATCAATAAGAGGCAATGGGCTGAGGAGACCCACCTCCAATAATTTAAGGACCAGGGACACTTATGAGAGGCTCTGCCAGACCCAAGGCTCTCAG CAGCCAATGCTTTTTGAAAACCCCAGACTATTCTGTGACTACTTCACCAATGGGAATCCTGGACTGCTACTGCTGCCGGTGAGACGTGAAGTGCTGAGCCTGCGGCCGTATGTGGTCCTGTACCACAGCTTCATCACTGACACAGAGGCTGAGGACATCAAGAGGACCGCCCAGCCAGGA TTGAAACGATCTGTGGTGGCAGCTGGAGAGAAACAAGCAACGGCAGAGTACCGCATCAGCAAGAG TGCATGGCTGAAGGGCTCAGCACACCCCACTGTAGGGAAGCTGGACCAGAGGATCTCCATGCTCACAGGTCTGAATGTGAAGCATCCATATGGCGAGTACCTCCAAGTAGTGAATTATGGGATTGGTGGCCATTATGAGCCTCACTTTGACCATGCTACA TCGCCCTCAAGTCCCGTGTTCAAGCTGAAAACTGGGAATCGAGTGGCAACCTTTATGATATAT CTCAGCTCTGTCGAGGCAGGTGGGTGCACAGCCTTCATCTACGCCAACTTCAGCGTTCCCGTCGTGGAG AAAGCTGCCATTTTCTGGTGGAATCTCCATAGAAATGGTCAAGGAGACGCAGACACGCTGCATGCTGGCTGCCCTGTACTTATAGGGGACAAATGGG TGGCAAACAAATGGATCCATGAGCACGGCCAAGAGTTCCACCATCGCTGCAGCCTGAATCCTGAAGAGTGA
- the p4ha3 gene encoding prolyl 4-hydroxylase subunit alpha-3 isoform X3, with amino-acid sequence MANPLVAFTLIKRLHSEWLNVVYSNEALENTQVLRSSYEEEEADLPKLEDLQGAAKGLMRLQDVYALQVASLVRGCFQRVTKGKPIDIYLPAVSVPLSGDDCFLVGKVAYEQEDYYHSVQWLEESVRLFRGTGGEWSPENEGTLEDALDHLAFSHFKTGNISYALTLSQELLNHDPMNGRVLQNVEKYEKLLGTSPPISIRGNGLRRPTSNNLRTRDTYERLCQTQGSQQPMLFENPRLFCDYFTNGNPGLLLLPVRREVLSLRPYVVLYHSFITDTEAEDIKRTAQPGLKRSVVAAGEKQATAEYRISKSAWLKGSAHPTVGKLDQRISMLTGLNVKHPYGEYLQVVNYGIGGHYEPHFDHATSPSSPVFKLKTGNRVATFMIYLSSVEAGGCTAFIYANFSVPVVEKAAIFWWNLHRNGQGDADTLHAGCPVLIGDKWVANKWIHEHGQEFHHRCSLNPEE; translated from the exons ATGGCCAACCCGCTGGTGGCATTCACCCTGATCAAGCGGCTGCATTCCGAGTGGCTGAATGTAGTCTACAGCAACGAAGCCCTGGAGAACACACAAG TCCTCAGGTCCAGTtatgaggaggaagaggccGATCTGCCCAAACTGGAAGACCTCCAGGGGGCCGCCAAGGGGCTGATGAGGCTGCAGGATGTGTATGCTCTCCAAGTTGCGAGCCTTGTGAGGGGTTGTTTCCAGAGAGTCACTAAAGGCAAGCCTATTGATATCTACCTGCCTGCAGTGTCTGTCCCGCTGTCTGGTGATGACTGCTTTCTGGTTGGAAAG GTGGCCTACGAGCAGGAGGATTACTACCACTCTGTGCAGTGGTTGGAGGAGTCAGTGCGTCTCTTCAGGGGAACAGGAGGCGAGTGGAGCCCTGAGAATGAAGGGACTTTAGAGGATGCTCTGGATCACCTGGCCTTTTCTCACTTCAAA ACAGGAAACATTTCCTACGCTCTCACTCTATCTCAGGAGTTACTGAACCATG ATCCAATGAACGGAAGAGTTTTGCAGAATGTTGAGAAATACGAGAAGCTGCTGGGTACGAGTCCACCCATATCAATAAGAGGCAATGGGCTGAGGAGACCCACCTCCAATAATTTAAGGACCAGGGACACTTATGAGAGGCTCTGCCAGACCCAAGGCTCTCAG CAGCCAATGCTTTTTGAAAACCCCAGACTATTCTGTGACTACTTCACCAATGGGAATCCTGGACTGCTACTGCTGCCGGTGAGACGTGAAGTGCTGAGCCTGCGGCCGTATGTGGTCCTGTACCACAGCTTCATCACTGACACAGAGGCTGAGGACATCAAGAGGACCGCCCAGCCAGGA TTGAAACGATCTGTGGTGGCAGCTGGAGAGAAACAAGCAACGGCAGAGTACCGCATCAGCAAGAG TGCATGGCTGAAGGGCTCAGCACACCCCACTGTAGGGAAGCTGGACCAGAGGATCTCCATGCTCACAGGTCTGAATGTGAAGCATCCATATGGCGAGTACCTCCAAGTAGTGAATTATGGGATTGGTGGCCATTATGAGCCTCACTTTGACCATGCTACA TCGCCCTCAAGTCCCGTGTTCAAGCTGAAAACTGGGAATCGAGTGGCAACCTTTATGATATAT CTCAGCTCTGTCGAGGCAGGTGGGTGCACAGCCTTCATCTACGCCAACTTCAGCGTTCCCGTCGTGGAG AAAGCTGCCATTTTCTGGTGGAATCTCCATAGAAATGGTCAAGGAGACGCAGACACGCTGCATGCTGGCTGCCCTGTACTTATAGGGGACAAATGGG TGGCAAACAAATGGATCCATGAGCACGGCCAAGAGTTCCACCATCGCTGCAGCCTGAATCCTGAAGAGTGA